One genomic region from Anopheles bellator chromosome 2, idAnoBellAS_SP24_06.2, whole genome shotgun sequence encodes:
- the LOC131212755 gene encoding facilitated trehalose transporter Tret1-2 homolog, which translates to MDPLSIGSSVLSLHQRENSEQHKDDAFREIIASCRSLSKYETNTRSALPQILSAIVAASFHIVIGISLAYSAILIPQLEEPGSDVPITKAQSSWIASIIVIMVPIGSLVAGIMMEFLGRLNTIKLAALPCVVGWVSIALAPNFTWIMVGRVLTGFACALGTSPAIVYITEVARPDMRGSLISSGPTLASLGMVIAYAKGAFMNWRLVSWICIIYTVVPVVLIQLFVPESPVWLVSKGRIEDAARSLRFLYKKYPQPEHTDQPLSEMHLNALLKERETKIAEAQRNVNRHGEQQSKLRGFLKPTGYKPMIILFWFFLIQQFSGIYITLFFAVTFIQDVGTEVNAFTASIFVGLTRFTMSLLNAWLLKRFPRRHLVMVSTIGMALCMSVSGLFTLWIKEGTTTLTWIPVVGLLLYVCASMIGLLTIPWTMTAELFPTEIRGIAHSISYSMANLLMFFAVQSYRTISDLLGGAYAVQWMFAVVSVIGFFFALFFLPETQGKSLAEIEAYFAGKSQSSPQRSSAERAAKTTVTEHLIRSPSREAKLKEVELMLKNKNGA; encoded by the exons AGAAAACAGCGAGCAGCACAAAGATGACGCATTCCGAGAGATCATTGCCAGCTGCCGGTCGCTGAGCAAGTATGAGACGAACACCAGGTCCGCCCTGCCCCAGATCCTGtcggcgatcgtggccgcctCGTTCCACATCGTCATCGGTATCTCGTTGGCCTACTCCGCTATTCTGATCCCGCAGCTAGAGGAACCGGGCAGCGATGTGCCCATCACCAAGGCCCAATCGTCGTGGATCGCGTCGATCATCGTGATTATGGTGCCGATCGGGTCACTGGTCGCCGGCATAATGATGGAGTTTCTCGGGCGCCTCAACACGATTAAACTGGCCGCACTGCCGTGTGTCGTCGGCTGGGTGTCGATCGCCCTCGCGCCAAACTTCACCTGGATCATGGTCGGTCGCGTGCTGACTGGTTTCGCCTGTGCGCTCGGAACCAGCCCTGCCATCGTCTACATCACGGAGGTGGCCCGGCCGGATATGCGCGGTTCGTTGATCTCATCCGGTCCTACGCTGGCCTCGCTCG GCATGGTCATCGCCTACGCAAAGGGTGCTTTCATGAACTGGCGGTTGGTGTCGTGGATCTGCATCATTTACACCGTCGTTCCGGTTGTGCTGATACAGCTGTTCGTCCCTGAGTCTCCGGTTTGGCTGGTGTCGAAGGGGCGCATCGAGGACGCGGCCCGCTCGCTGCGCTTTCTCTACAAGAAGTATCCCCAACCCGAGCACACG GATCAACCACTGTCCGAGATGCATCTGAATGCGCTGCTGAAAGAGCGGGAAACGAAGATCGCAGAGGCGCAGAGAAACGTCAACCGGCACGGCGAGCAGCAGTCTAAGCTGCGTGGATTCCTGAAACCGACCGGCTACAAACCGATGATAATCCTCTTCTGGTTTTTCCTGATCCAGCAGTTTAGCGGCATCTACATAACGCTCTTCTTCGCGGTCACCTTCATTCAGGACGTGGGGACCGAGGTGAACGCATTCACGGCTTCCATTTTCGTAGGGCTCACGCGCTTCACGATGTCCCTGCTGAACGCGTGGTTGTTGAAGCGGTTCCCGCGCCGTCACCTCGTCATGGTTTCGACTATCGGGATGGCGCTTTGCATGTCCGTGTCGGGTCTGTTTACCCTGTGGATCAAAGAGGGTACCACAACGCTCACGTGGATACCGGTGGTTGGGTTGCTGCTGTACGTGTGCGCCTCGATGATCGGACTACTCACCATACCGTGGACGATGACGGCCGAACTGTTTCCGACGGAAATCCGTGGCATCGCCCACTCGATCTCATACTCGATGGCCAatcttttaatgtttttcgccGTCCAAAGCTACCG GACAATCAGTGATCTGCTCGGAGGAGCGTACGCGGTCCAGTGGATGTTTGCCGTCGTGTCGGTGATaggatttttcttcgccctctTCTTCCTACCGGAAACGCAAGGCAAAAGTTTGGCCGAAATCGAGGCGTACTTCGCTGGCAAGTCGCAATCGTCACCGCAGCGTTCGTCGGCGGAAAGGGCAGCCAAAACGACCGTCACCGAGCATCTCATTCGCAGTCCGAGCCGGGAAGCGAAGCTGAAGGAGGTTGAGCTGATGCTGAAGAACAAGAATGGTGCTTAA